The Candidatus Krumholzibacteriota bacterium DNA segment AGAGTTCCTCAAGCAGGATATCTTTGATCTCTTCATCTATATCGAAAATCTGATGCGTTATTTCCCTTGCCTTGCTCTGAAACAGGCTGTCGGTCAAACCTTCATCCTGCAGGTCGAGTATTGAACATATCTGCGCCGTAAGAGTTTCACGTTCGGCAGTGAGGTTTTCCATAAGATCGTAGTTCTTCTCTTTCAGTGCTCTGAGCTGTCTGCCGCAGATATCCAGAAGCCTGTTATATAAAAATATTACTTCCAACTCGCTCCACCCGATTTAACTGAACATTTCGAAGACGTACAGTTATTCGGATGAATCCGGGAAAGCTTTACGGAATTCGTATTTTTGAGTGAGAACCACTAGCGGGAGGTCATTTCAGAGTCCTGTTGATATATGTTGCCAGTATATCTCTCGATGATTCAGGGATAGCGGTGAAAAAGACGGCGATCCTGTATTTCACAGGCTGAGGAGCCTCATTTTCCGGTTCGATACGCACGACGACGCCATCGAACGAAACGATACTCTCCCCTTTCCCGTCGTCTCCCGCGGCAGGAATAGCAAGCCCCATGCGAACTCTCGTCATCAGTTCCATATAATGAGGTATCTCGAAATAGACGCCATTGGAACTGATATTCAGCGTTCTGCCGCTGACTTCGCCCTCTGACCCTTCGATTACGACCGGAAGGTCAATATCGACGCGCGGCGCTTTCCTTCTGTCTTTGACACTCATTCAGATAACCCTGACTTTTTGGTTCCTGATCGATCATGGAGCATTTCAACTCTAAAAAAGAAAAGAATCTGCGGAATACATCACTGCACTCCGTTTATTCGCCTAGCGTTTCTTTTTCTTATGACGATCCTTGCGAAGTCTTTTCTTCCTCTTATGAGTGGCTATTTTCTTTCTTTTTCTCTTCTTACCACTTGGCATATTGCATCCAATCCATTAAACGGCCAATATCGGGATCTTAGTTATCCTAATATAAAAATCCGTTCACAAATTGCAAACGGATTTTACATGAAAAACTGTTTCATTTTCCTTTCGAGCCTATCCGTTGACCCTGACCTTCAACTCATTTGAAGCCTTGAAAAACGGGACAAGCTTGGCCGGGACATCCACGGACGAGCCGGTACGCGGATTCCTTGCTTTTCTCGGGTTACGGCTTTTGACCTTGAAACTGCCAAAACCCCGCAGTTCCACCTTGTCACCCTCAGCCAGGGCTTTACAGACATTTTCTATTATAAGATTAACGACGACGCTAGTGTCCTTTTTGCTTAGCCCTGTATCCTTTGCTATTTCCTCGACAAGATCTGCCTTAGTCATTTTGTTTCTCCCTCATAGAAACGAATGTCCCACAATCGAGCCGACAACATGGAAAGACATCTACCTTCCACCTTGTTATATCTTCTATCACAGGGGCAACTTGTTGTCAAAAGAAAAATTACTAAATCGTAATTTTATTTTTATGCCATGATCAGGCGATCTTGGTGAGGCCCTGGCGGGAACAGATGAAAAAGTAAAGTTCCCCGCCGGAGAACGTGTACCCTTTAATGTGATAATCTGCAACACGTGAGGATGAGAAACACATCAAGGACAATCCACGGACCCGCAGGGAACTTTCCGCGTGCAGTTTCCTGCAAGTTCAAGAGTTATGCCATTTCAGGATCGAATGGCATGCCTTTTTAACTTCATATGTATAATGGGGTTATATGATCGCGTCAGCTTCGGATCGAATGTCGGGATCGCTATTCATCCGCAAAATGAACTGCTTCCCGATTTGTTGCAACGAAGAGATCACTCTTTGCTTGCCCTGTAATATCGAAGATATTCCCTGCATCCCTTGTCGGATCCCGCGATCGCCTCAGCGCTTTTCAGTATTCCCATAAGCTTTTTATCTGTGGGATCGCATATCAAAGCTGTAATGCCCTTTGCGACAGCCATCGCCAGGAAGGTCCTGTTCAGGAGCCTGCGCATCGGAAGTCCATAAGATATATTGGATAATCCTCCTACCCTCCCGAAAGAAGGCAGCTCGATCGAGAGTTTTTCGAGTGTCGCAAGGGTGACTGAACTCCCGGCAAGCCCGGTAGCGACCGGCGTAAAGACCGGATCAAGCATTACCCGATTATCTGGGATATCCATCTTCTCGATCATCTTAAGGGCCATCCGTGCGAGTGATATCCTGCCCTCTGCATCCGAAGGGATCCCTTTCCGGTTTTTCATAAGAAGGATAAATGATGAGCCCGACGCGCGTAACACAGGGAGGGCCTGAGCCAGTATATCGTCATCACAGGTAAGGGAATTGATGATCGATCTTTCACCGTATCTTTCAGCCGCCTCGGTAAGAAGCGCCAGATTCGGACTGTCGATCGAGAGCTTCGTATCATACCTTTCGAGTATCGCGTCCCCCGCCCAGAAAAGAGCTTCCTTTTCACCTTCCATCAGCATCGAACTGTTAATATCGATATAATCCGCTCCCCCGCCGAGTTGCCCGCCGGCCGACAGAAGAAGAGAGTCCTCGTCTCTCGACTCGAAGATATCCCTGATCTTTCTGTTGCTGCTATTGAGTTTTTCTCCGATTATAACTGTCTTCATCACTCGCGGAGGAATCAGGCGTTGAATCCAGCCTGCCGGCAGAATCTGTTCAGAATCTTGAAAAGTTCCGCTCCAGCCGTTGTTAATTCAATATTTCTTCTATCCATCATTATTTCCGCAGTTTTTACAGCCTTGTCCAGCGAATATGGTTCGAATTCGGGTTCGCTGCTCCATGTGAAACTTGGAGTGAATTTAGGGAGGAACCCTATCGCAAGAACGTTCGCGCAGAAACCGACGACAGATCCCGTGTTGACTCTGGTGTTGATCGCTATCTTCGTGTGGTCTCCGGCGATCAACCCGAGAAATCTCCTTCCGGTCTCCCTGATCCTGCCCGAACTCCATGTCCTTATCTTTCCGTAATTATTTTTCAGGTCACTGTTACACGCTCCCGCACCAATATTGACCCATGAACCGATGTAGGAATGCCCCAGAAACCCTTCGTGTTGTTTGTTAGTATAGGAAGATATTATCGACTCGCCAACCTCTCCACCGATCCTGCACTGGGTCCCTATGGAACTCCCCTTGCCTACCCTTGCTCCACCCCTGATAATCGTTCCTTCGCCTATATAGCACGGGCCCTCGATTATCGCGTTCGGTTCGATCTTGACTCCATCAGCGATCATGACAGGTCCTTTTGTAGCATCGAGTACGGCGCCGGACCTTACTTCAACTCCCGCTCCTATGACTATATCATCCTCATTTATAAGATTTACCCCTTTAAAAAGCTCGGATTCAGGGGCAGCTCCACGCATCGGAAATTTCTGAAAATCATCAAGGAGACACTGGCTGTTCTCCGCGATAAACTGCCAGTAGAACGAAATCAGCTTCAACCCGGTCTTTTTCCTTTTCGCCCCGTTCGCTTTTACCCAGGCAGCCAGTCCGGCTTCTTTCAGTTCCATCTGCTCTTCGATTCCAGGCAGGTCCTTGTCTTCCTTTTCCTTCTTCAGCTCATTGAGTTTTTCAAATACCTTTTCGACTTCGCCGTCCTCGATCGGGTCCTTAAGGA contains these protein-coding regions:
- a CDS encoding PilZ domain-containing protein — protein: MSVKDRRKAPRVDIDLPVVIEGSEGEVSGRTLNISSNGVYFEIPHYMELMTRVRMGLAIPAAGDDGKGESIVSFDGVVVRIEPENEAPQPVKYRIAVFFTAIPESSRDILATYINRTLK
- a CDS encoding dihydropteroate synthase, whose product is MKTVIIGEKLNSSNRKIRDIFESRDEDSLLLSAGGQLGGGADYIDINSSMLMEGEKEALFWAGDAILERYDTKLSIDSPNLALLTEAAERYGERSIINSLTCDDDILAQALPVLRASGSSFILLMKNRKGIPSDAEGRISLARMALKMIEKMDIPDNRVMLDPVFTPVATGLAGSSVTLATLEKLSIELPSFGRVGGLSNISYGLPMRRLLNRTFLAMAVAKGITALICDPTDKKLMGILKSAEAIAGSDKGCREYLRYYRASKE
- a CDS encoding integration host factor subunit beta, which produces MTKADLVEEIAKDTGLSKKDTSVVVNLIIENVCKALAEGDKVELRGFGSFKVKSRNPRKARNPRTGSSVDVPAKLVPFFKASNELKVRVNG